From the Chryseobacterium viscerum genome, one window contains:
- a CDS encoding fumarate hydratase has product MDFRYQDPYPIQKDDTVYKKLTSDYVKVEKLGDREILTIDPKGLELLAEEAMADVSFMLRSSHLESLRRIIDDPEATDNDRFVAYNLLQNAAVAVEGALPSCQDTGTAIVMGKKGENVYTGVEDGEYLSKGIFNTYQKRNLRYSQVVPLTMFDEKNSGSNLPAQIDIYAKKGDYYEFLFLTKGGGSANKTFLYQKTKSLLNEKSLEEFVKERISDLGTAACPPYHLALVIGGTSAEANLAAVKKASAKYYDHLPTEGNEAGQAFRDLEWEAKVQKICQESAIGAQFGGKYLTHDVRVIRLPRHAASCPVGMGVSCSADRNIKGKITKEGIFLEQLEQDPKRFLPDTPPHLEEAVEINLNKPMPEILAELSKYPIKTRLKLNGTLIVARDIAHAKIKEIIDSGKPMPEYFKNHPIYYAGPAKTPEGMASGSFGPTTAGRMDVYVDEFQSHGGSMIMLAKGNRSKDVTNACHKYGGFYLGSIGGPAAILAKDNIVSVDVVDFPELGMEAVRKIEVKDFPAFIISDDKGNDFFANLAH; this is encoded by the coding sequence ATGGACTTTAGATATCAGGATCCGTATCCAATTCAGAAAGATGATACGGTGTATAAGAAGCTTACATCAGATTATGTAAAGGTTGAAAAACTGGGTGACAGAGAAATTTTAACGATTGATCCGAAAGGACTGGAATTATTAGCTGAAGAAGCTATGGCAGATGTGTCTTTCATGCTTCGTTCTTCACACCTGGAAAGCCTTAGAAGAATCATTGATGATCCTGAAGCTACAGATAATGACAGATTCGTTGCTTATAACCTTTTGCAAAACGCTGCAGTAGCCGTTGAGGGAGCTCTTCCTTCATGCCAGGATACGGGAACAGCTATCGTAATGGGAAAGAAAGGAGAAAATGTATACACAGGAGTAGAGGATGGGGAATACCTGAGCAAAGGAATTTTCAATACCTATCAGAAAAGAAACTTAAGATATTCTCAGGTTGTGCCTTTGACAATGTTTGATGAGAAAAATTCAGGGTCTAACCTTCCTGCACAGATTGATATCTATGCTAAAAAAGGAGATTACTACGAATTCTTATTCTTAACAAAAGGAGGAGGTTCAGCTAATAAAACATTTTTATACCAAAAGACGAAATCTTTATTGAACGAAAAATCTCTTGAAGAGTTCGTTAAAGAAAGAATTTCAGACCTTGGAACAGCTGCCTGCCCGCCTTACCACTTAGCATTGGTAATTGGAGGAACTTCAGCAGAAGCTAATCTTGCTGCAGTGAAAAAAGCTTCAGCAAAATATTACGACCATCTTCCTACAGAAGGAAATGAAGCCGGCCAGGCATTCAGAGACCTTGAATGGGAAGCAAAAGTTCAGAAAATCTGCCAGGAAAGTGCCATCGGAGCTCAGTTCGGAGGAAAATACCTTACCCATGACGTAAGAGTAATCAGACTTCCAAGACACGCTGCATCTTGTCCGGTAGGAATGGGTGTTTCATGTTCTGCAGACAGAAATATCAAAGGAAAAATCACAAAAGAAGGGATCTTCCTTGAGCAGTTGGAACAGGATCCAAAAAGATTCTTACCTGATACCCCTCCACACTTAGAAGAAGCTGTTGAGATTAACCTGAATAAACCAATGCCGGAAATTCTTGCTGAGCTATCCAAATATCCGATCAAAACAAGATTGAAACTGAACGGTACGTTAATCGTAGCAAGAGATATCGCTCACGCAAAAATCAAAGAAATTATCGACAGCGGGAAACCAATGCCTGAATATTTCAAAAACCACCCGATCTATTATGCAGGACCAGCAAAAACTCCGGAAGGAATGGCTTCAGGGAGCTTCGGGCCTACTACAGCAGGTAGAATGGACGTTTATGTGGATGAATTCCAAAGCCACGGCGGAAGTATGATTATGCTGGCAAAAGGAAACAGAAGTAAAGATGTTACTAATGCTTGTCATAAATACGGAGGCTTTTATCTAGGATCTATCGGAGGGCCTGCTGCTATTCTTGCCAAAGACAATATTGTGTCTGTAGATGTAGTAGACTTCCCGGAATTAGGAATGGAAGCCGTAAGAAAAATTGAAGTAAAAGACTTCCCTGCATTCATTATTTCCGATGATAAAGGCAATGATTTCTTCGCAAATCTTGCCCACTAA